One genomic segment of [Pasteurella] aerogenes includes these proteins:
- the ureE gene encoding Urease accessory protein UreE encodes MQILNPILPIMEEIIGNLTALRAEGKIAAQRIDYVPLQWYESERNILRKTSLGGREVAFRLLKEGQRLKHDDVVFISADLVLAIEILPSDVIVLSPQTLPEMARCCYEIGNKHSPLFLDGDELLLPYDKPMFEWLHAAGFAPKQAQRRLSQALRANSAQGHSHSGLHHHGDGNWHSH; translated from the coding sequence ATGCAAATTCTTAACCCAATCCTTCCTATTATGGAAGAAATTATCGGAAATTTGACCGCACTTCGTGCTGAGGGCAAAATTGCGGCGCAAAGGATAGATTATGTGCCATTACAATGGTATGAAAGTGAGCGCAATATTTTACGCAAAACTAGCCTTGGTGGGCGTGAAGTCGCGTTTCGTTTGTTAAAAGAAGGGCAGCGTTTAAAGCATGATGATGTGGTCTTTATCAGCGCAGATTTGGTGTTAGCCATTGAAATTTTGCCCTCTGATGTGATTGTTTTGTCACCTCAAACCTTGCCGGAAATGGCGCGGTGTTGTTATGAAATCGGCAATAAGCATTCTCCGCTGTTTTTAGATGGCGATGAATTACTATTGCCTTATGATAAACCAATGTTTGAATGGCTGCACGCCGCTGGATTTGCCCCAAAACAGGCGCAGCGTCGTTTAAGCCAAGCGTTGCGCGCGAATTCAGCGCAAGGGCATTCTCATTCAGGGCTACATCATCACGGAGATGGAAATTGGCATTCGCATTAA
- the ureF gene encoding Urease accessory protein UreF produces MAFALTSPLQNLGALLHLVDPTLPIGGFNHSNGLETFVQRRKVNSKASLAEYVNTQLRQNWIYNDGAYLSLAFDLMAQQDLAALITLDQELAAMKIARESREGSYKLGVRLLKIFIRYESHPLLAQFQQAIAEKHCQGYFPVVFAMVAQAMKLDKPETLYAFYYNAAVGVVTNGVKLIPLSQMDGQDILFSLRQPIAEAVAQSLQPDLTRLGAATLASDLRAMQHEQLYSRLYMS; encoded by the coding sequence TTGGCATTCGCATTAACCTCTCCATTACAGAATTTGGGCGCTTTGTTGCATTTGGTCGATCCAACGTTGCCTATCGGCGGATTTAACCATTCCAATGGCTTGGAAACCTTTGTGCAGAGACGTAAAGTCAACAGTAAAGCGAGTTTGGCAGAATATGTGAACACGCAATTGCGGCAAAATTGGATTTACAATGATGGCGCCTATTTGTCTTTGGCGTTTGATTTGATGGCACAACAGGATTTGGCGGCGTTGATCACCTTGGATCAGGAATTGGCAGCAATGAAAATTGCACGTGAAAGTCGCGAGGGAAGTTACAAATTAGGTGTGCGGCTGCTGAAAATTTTTATTCGTTATGAGTCGCATCCGCTGCTTGCGCAATTTCAACAGGCAATTGCAGAAAAACATTGTCAGGGTTATTTTCCGGTGGTTTTCGCGATGGTCGCGCAAGCGATGAAATTGGATAAGCCCGAAACCTTGTATGCTTTTTATTACAATGCGGCAGTAGGCGTGGTGACAAACGGGGTAAAATTGATCCCACTTAGCCAAATGGATGGGCAAGATATTTTATTTAGCTTGCGCCAACCGATTGCCGAGGCGGTGGCGCAAAGTCTGCAACCGGATCTGACGCGTTTGGGGGCGGCGACTTTAGCAAGTGATTTGCGCGCCATGCAACATGAACAATTATACAGCCGGCTTTATATGTCCTAG
- the ureG gene encoding Urease accessory protein UreG: protein MRNYIKIGVAGPVGAGKTALIEKLTREMAEKYSVAVITNDIYTQEDAEFLTKNSLLPAERIMGVETGGCPHTAIREDASMNLEAVDEMVARFPDVEIIFIESGGDNLSATFSPDLADVTIFVIDVAQGEKIPRKGGPGITRSDLLVINKTDLAPFVGADLSVMERDARRMRQGQPFVFTNLMKKENLDSVIGWIEKYALLKQMPDPQNLVR from the coding sequence ATGCGTAATTATATTAAAATCGGGGTTGCGGGTCCTGTCGGAGCGGGAAAAACCGCATTAATAGAAAAACTCACGCGCGAAATGGCAGAGAAATATAGCGTTGCGGTGATTACTAACGATATTTATACCCAAGAAGATGCGGAGTTTTTAACCAAAAATAGTCTATTGCCGGCGGAACGCATTATGGGCGTAGAAACGGGCGGTTGTCCACATACTGCTATCCGTGAAGATGCTTCCATGAATTTAGAAGCGGTGGATGAAATGGTGGCGCGTTTTCCGGACGTGGAAATTATTTTTATTGAATCTGGTGGCGATAATTTATCGGCAACCTTTAGCCCGGATTTAGCGGATGTGACGATTTTTGTGATCGACGTGGCGCAAGGGGAAAAAATTCCGCGCAAAGGCGGACCGGGTATTACGCGTTCGGATTTATTGGTGATCAATAAAACCGATTTAGCCCCGTTTGTCGGTGCAGATTTAAGTGTGATGGAACGCGATGCGCGGCGTATGCGTCAAGGTCAACCTTTTGTATTTACCAATTTGATGAAAAAAGAAAATTTGGACAGCGTAATTGGTTGGATTGAAAAATATGCATTACTCAAGCAAATGCCGGATCCACAAAATTTGGTGCGTTAA
- the ureH gene encoding Urease accessory protein UreH, translating to MKTQLILSTKCNAQGKTQLDRYFVSPPFKLMTLPPKSEAWAHELHTMQMSSSPGLLGGDEIEVDISLAKNTALSLTTQAFTRVQAMNAMDVAKQQTKITLAENSALFYLPHPLVLHKDSALQQTTEIEMAMQSRLIYGEIVAIGRVLNGERFAFRYFSSYLRITHQCRPLLSDRIYWQPETMALTALSQMEDFSHQGSLVYMDLRLEYAQIKALVSELQQDYADNESLEIGISQLNAGGLFIRVLAYRAESIERFFSQIGKRLKTVSAA from the coding sequence ATGAAAACCCAATTGATTTTATCCACAAAATGCAACGCGCAAGGTAAAACGCAATTAGATCGCTATTTTGTCTCGCCTCCCTTTAAGTTGATGACGTTGCCGCCTAAGTCAGAGGCTTGGGCGCATGAATTGCATACTATGCAAATGAGTTCATCGCCGGGCTTGTTGGGTGGCGATGAGATTGAAGTGGACATTTCGTTGGCAAAAAATACCGCACTTTCGTTAACCACGCAGGCTTTTACGCGTGTGCAAGCGATGAATGCCATGGATGTCGCCAAACAACAGACGAAAATTACGTTAGCGGAAAATAGCGCGCTCTTTTATTTGCCACACCCCTTGGTGTTGCACAAAGACAGCGCATTGCAGCAAACCACTGAAATTGAAATGGCAATGCAAAGCCGGCTGATTTACGGAGAAATCGTGGCGATTGGTCGCGTATTAAATGGGGAACGATTTGCATTTCGTTATTTTTCCTCTTATTTGCGCATTACTCATCAATGCCGCCCGTTATTATCAGATCGAATTTATTGGCAACCGGAAACCATGGCATTGACCGCGTTAAGCCAAATGGAAGATTTTTCCCATCAAGGCTCCTTGGTTTATATGGATTTAAGGCTGGAGTATGCACAAATCAAAGCGTTGGTCAGTGAATTGCAACAAGATTATGCCGACAATGAGTCGCTGGAAATTGGTATTTCCCAGTTGAATGCTGGCGGGTTATTTATTCGGGTGTTGGCATATCGAGCAGAGTCAATTGAGCGTTTTTTCTCGCAGATTGGTAAGCGTTTAAAAACGGTATCAGCCGCATAA
- the phnA gene encoding protein PhnA, which yields MESIPNCPHCHSEYTYHDGVQFVCPNCAYEWSPQDVVENEEKTVKDSNGNVLQDGDSVILIKDLKVKGSSIVLKKGTKAKNIRLVEGDHDVDCKIDGQSFSLKSEFLKKA from the coding sequence ATGGAAAGTATACCTAACTGCCCACATTGTCACAGTGAATATACCTATCATGACGGCGTGCAATTTGTCTGTCCCAATTGTGCTTATGAATGGTCGCCACAAGATGTGGTTGAAAATGAAGAAAAAACGGTAAAAGACAGCAATGGCAATGTCTTGCAAGACGGTGATTCGGTGATTTTAATTAAAGATCTCAAAGTCAAAGGCTCCTCTATCGTCTTGAAAAAAGGCACAAAAGCGAAAAATATTCGTTTAGTCGAAGGCGATCACGACGTGGATTGCAAAATTGACGGTCAAAGTTTTTCCTTGAAATCGGAATTTTTGAAAAAAGCTTAA
- the ytfJ gene encoding transcriptional regulator YtfJ, protein MKKYAILCGFCTALFTLHAAAHNIQLNASLAPVTVADEGELTVNGKEVAYHAWQSAALSGKVRILQHIAGRGKVKEKNEALIEAIKAQGFDATKYQTTTIVNADDAIIGTSAFVKSSVERGKKENMHSQVILDQQSAVKNAWDLKEKESLIVVLDSHGKVKFVKEGKLSPEEIQQVISLTKSLIAQAK, encoded by the coding sequence ATGAAGAAATATGCCATTTTATGCGGATTTTGCACCGCACTTTTTACCCTTCATGCAGCCGCACACAATATTCAACTTAATGCTTCATTAGCGCCAGTAACTGTAGCGGATGAGGGTGAGCTGACGGTAAATGGCAAAGAGGTGGCTTATCATGCTTGGCAATCTGCGGCATTGAGCGGAAAAGTGCGTATTTTGCAACATATCGCCGGTCGCGGTAAGGTCAAAGAGAAAAATGAAGCTTTGATAGAAGCAATTAAAGCCCAAGGTTTTGATGCAACAAAATATCAAACGACGACGATCGTCAATGCAGATGATGCAATTATTGGTACAAGTGCGTTTGTGAAAAGCAGTGTAGAGCGCGGTAAAAAAGAAAATATGCATAGCCAAGTGATTTTAGATCAACAAAGTGCGGTCAAAAATGCATGGGATTTGAAAGAAAAAGAAAGTTTAATTGTCGTGTTGGATAGTCATGGAAAGGTAAAATTTGTGAAAGAAGGCAAACTTAGCCCGGAGGAAATTCAACAGGTGATCTCATTAACCAAAAGTTTAATTGCACAAGCGAAATAA
- a CDS encoding NADPH-dependent F420 reductase translates to MKISIIGQGNMAKAIQAHLQDAGNHVELVGREVDVPLAEIVILAIPYAAHEEFVRAHQEKLANKIVIDISNPVNFATLEELIVPPGQSATQLLQQKLPQSFVLKAFNTTSAFMLNNKMVGERDLPTVLIAGDHAPAKQQLLQALEGANLNAVDVGGLKQASQLEALGLLQMYLVKNGFTEKTGGFSLLGLKK, encoded by the coding sequence ATGAAAATTTCAATTATTGGTCAAGGTAATATGGCAAAAGCCATCCAAGCGCATTTGCAAGACGCCGGTAATCACGTGGAACTTGTGGGGCGAGAAGTGGATGTGCCATTAGCGGAAATCGTGATTTTGGCAATTCCTTATGCGGCACACGAGGAATTTGTCCGCGCTCATCAAGAAAAATTGGCGAATAAAATTGTCATTGATATTTCAAATCCGGTTAATTTTGCCACCTTAGAGGAACTTATCGTGCCGCCGGGACAATCGGCAACTCAATTGTTGCAACAAAAATTGCCACAATCTTTTGTGTTAAAAGCCTTTAATACCACCTCGGCATTTATGTTGAATAACAAAATGGTTGGTGAACGCGATCTGCCAACGGTGCTGATTGCAGGCGATCATGCGCCAGCTAAACAACAATTATTGCAAGCGTTGGAGGGGGCTAATTTAAATGCAGTCGATGTGGGCGGTTTAAAACAGGCAAGCCAATTAGAAGCCCTAGGGTTGTTGCAAATGTATTTGGTGAAAAACGGTTTTACGGAGAAAACAGGCGGTTTTTCTTTGTTAGGATTGAAAAAATAA
- the norB gene encoding Nitric oxide reductase subunit B — protein MGRYKKLWATLLIVLTLTFTLLGYLGVEVYRQAPPVPEAYVTKSGETVMTKADILAGQTAWQTTGGMELGSLLGHGAYQAPDWTADWLHRELMAWLDLSAQVNYGKPYAQLDEANQAALQALLRNEYRHQSQVNAEGKVVLSDTRLKAIEETAKYYVTLYGDDPSMLSTRESFAMKDNTLPSLEARQKLTEFFFWTAWVASTNRPDADATYTNNWPHEPLINNVPTTENIMWSLISIVCLIAGVGLMIWGYSFLRDHNAQVPVRPATDPLSKLNLTASQKALGKYVFLTLALFIVQVALGGVLAHYTVEGQKFYGIDISQLFPYSLIRTWHIQTALFWIATGFLTAGLFLAPVINGGKDPKFQAAGVNFLFVALVIVVVGSFAGNFFALSHQIPTEFNFWFGHQGYEYLDLGRFWQILLFVGLLVWLWLMLRCTRGAFQQKTDKNLLAIFIASIVGVGLFYGPGLFYGEHSSITVMEYWRWWVVHLWVEGFFEVFATCALAFIFYNLGLVSYNSATIASLVAGSLFLVGGVPGTAHHFYFSGTTTPALAAGAVFSALEVVPLVLLGHEAYEHWSYQHKTPWMQRLRWPLMCFVAVAFWNMIGAGVFGFLINPPISLFYLQGLNTTAVHAHAALFGVYGFLALGFVFLVARYLKPDYQFNEKIMKTGFWALNFGLVLMIVLSLLPIGLYQVSASVSEGLWYARSEGFLQQDFLETLRWLRTIGDVILILGALLFAYEVTKLTFSRRNH, from the coding sequence ATGGGAAGATATAAAAAACTGTGGGCAACGCTATTGATCGTGCTTACATTGACATTTACTTTATTAGGTTATCTTGGGGTTGAGGTCTATCGTCAAGCTCCGCCTGTACCGGAAGCCTATGTGACAAAATCCGGAGAAACTGTGATGACCAAAGCGGATATTTTAGCCGGTCAAACCGCATGGCAAACCACGGGTGGAATGGAGTTGGGATCATTATTGGGGCATGGTGCTTATCAAGCTCCCGATTGGACCGCAGATTGGTTACATCGGGAGTTAATGGCGTGGTTAGATTTGAGCGCACAAGTGAATTACGGTAAACCTTATGCACAATTAGATGAAGCAAATCAAGCGGCATTACAAGCATTATTGCGTAACGAATATCGTCATCAAAGTCAAGTTAATGCCGAGGGAAAAGTGGTGCTTTCCGATACGCGTTTAAAAGCGATTGAAGAAACTGCGAAATATTACGTTACATTATATGGCGATGATCCTTCGATGCTTTCGACTCGTGAGTCTTTTGCGATGAAAGATAATACATTACCAAGTCTTGAAGCGCGCCAAAAATTGACGGAATTCTTTTTTTGGACCGCTTGGGTGGCGTCAACTAACCGTCCGGATGCTGATGCAACTTATACCAATAACTGGCCTCATGAACCTTTGATTAATAATGTGCCAACCACAGAAAATATTATGTGGTCATTGATTTCTATTGTCTGTTTGATTGCTGGCGTGGGGTTGATGATTTGGGGTTATTCTTTCTTACGTGATCACAATGCACAAGTCCCAGTGCGGCCAGCGACAGATCCTTTATCAAAATTGAATTTAACTGCATCACAAAAAGCGCTCGGTAAATATGTCTTTTTAACTTTAGCATTGTTTATTGTACAAGTAGCATTAGGAGGCGTATTAGCCCATTACACGGTAGAAGGACAAAAATTCTATGGGATTGATATTTCACAACTATTCCCGTATTCCTTAATTCGTACTTGGCATATTCAAACCGCACTCTTTTGGATTGCAACCGGATTTTTAACAGCCGGTCTTTTCTTAGCACCGGTCATTAATGGCGGAAAAGATCCAAAATTCCAAGCAGCTGGGGTAAACTTCCTATTTGTTGCGTTGGTTATTGTTGTCGTTGGTTCCTTTGCCGGTAACTTCTTTGCGTTAAGTCACCAAATCCCGACGGAGTTTAACTTCTGGTTTGGTCATCAAGGTTATGAATATCTTGATTTGGGACGTTTTTGGCAGATCTTATTATTTGTCGGTTTGTTGGTTTGGTTATGGTTAATGTTGCGTTGTACCAGAGGCGCTTTCCAGCAAAAAACAGATAAAAATTTATTGGCTATTTTTATTGCTTCAATTGTTGGGGTCGGTTTGTTCTACGGTCCTGGGCTATTTTACGGTGAGCATTCAAGTATTACAGTGATGGAATATTGGCGTTGGTGGGTTGTTCATTTGTGGGTTGAAGGATTCTTTGAAGTCTTTGCCACTTGCGCGCTTGCCTTTATTTTCTATAACCTTGGTTTAGTTAGTTACAATAGTGCAACGATTGCCTCATTAGTTGCGGGAAGTTTGTTCTTGGTTGGTGGAGTACCGGGTACTGCGCACCATTTCTATTTCTCCGGAACCACTACGCCAGCATTAGCTGCTGGAGCAGTTTTCTCTGCTTTAGAAGTGGTGCCTCTCGTTTTATTAGGGCATGAGGCTTATGAACATTGGTCTTACCAACATAAAACGCCATGGATGCAACGTTTACGTTGGCCATTGATGTGCTTTGTAGCAGTAGCATTCTGGAATATGATTGGTGCTGGTGTATTTGGCTTTTTAATTAACCCGCCGATTTCTTTATTCTATTTGCAAGGATTGAATACCACAGCAGTACACGCACATGCGGCATTATTTGGTGTATATGGTTTCTTAGCACTTGGCTTTGTATTCTTGGTTGCGCGTTATCTAAAACCAGATTATCAATTCAATGAAAAAATAATGAAAACCGGATTTTGGGCGTTGAATTTTGGTTTAGTCTTAATGATTGTTTTAAGTTTACTTCCTATCGGATTATATCAAGTTTCGGCGAGTGTGAGTGAAGGCTTGTGGTATGCTCGTAGTGAAGGTTTCTTACAACAAGATTTCCTTGAAACGCTACGTTGGTTACGAACAATTGGCGATGTGATCTTAATTTTAGGCGCATTACTCTTTGCCTATGAAGTTACCAAATTAACGTTCAGTCGCAGAAATCACTAA
- a CDS encoding uracil-DNA glycosylase-like protein, whose amino-acid sequence MSEQLIETHPFPPVLPPQATVMMMGTFPPTPEKRCMEFHYPNFQNDMWRIYGLVFFNDKTYFQVKGEKRFDAERIKAFLMERGIASCPTVWKAIREQGNASDKFLKIVEPVPLANILQQLPHCTWIFTTGGKATEALFSLLPEKLKEPKTNEFIDFPFAGRALKLYRVPSTSRAYPLSLEKKAEAYRAFFELAGVL is encoded by the coding sequence ATGTCAGAACAGCTAATTGAAACACACCCGTTTCCGCCGGTATTGCCGCCGCAGGCGACGGTGATGATGATGGGAACTTTTCCGCCGACACCTGAAAAGCGTTGTATGGAATTTCATTATCCCAATTTTCAAAATGATATGTGGCGAATTTATGGTTTGGTCTTTTTCAACGATAAAACCTATTTTCAAGTCAAAGGCGAAAAGCGCTTTGATGCGGAGCGAATTAAGGCATTTTTAATGGAACGAGGGATTGCTTCTTGCCCGACGGTATGGAAAGCTATCCGTGAGCAAGGCAATGCATCGGATAAATTTTTAAAAATTGTGGAGCCGGTTCCGCTGGCGAATATTTTGCAACAACTTCCGCACTGTACATGGATTTTTACCACTGGCGGTAAAGCCACGGAAGCCTTGTTTAGTTTGCTGCCGGAAAAGCTGAAAGAGCCGAAAACCAATGAGTTTATTGACTTTCCTTTTGCCGGGCGAGCGCTGAAATTATATCGCGTGCCATCTACATCGCGTGCTTATCCTTTGAGTTTGGAGAAAAAAGCAGAGGCTTATCGTGCCTTTTTTGAGTTGGCGGGAGTTTTGTAA
- the ytfE gene encoding Regulator of cell morphogenesis and NO signaling, with product MSTETTFKSDEQLQTASYNDAIEYILSRFHQRHREQLEALIPLAEKLENRHGEREDCPVGIAAALQQAYSELSQHMMKEERVLFPMIQAGNYAMARMPIQMMEFEHEEHGNTLELLLSLTNNLTPPADACTTWQTLYQGIGEFITDLRQHIHTENDILFARVVAE from the coding sequence ATGTCAACAGAAACAACCTTTAAAAGTGATGAACAATTACAAACTGCTAGCTATAACGATGCAATTGAATATATTCTTTCCCGTTTCCATCAACGCCACAGAGAACAACTCGAAGCGTTAATTCCTTTAGCGGAAAAATTAGAAAATCGCCATGGTGAACGTGAAGATTGTCCGGTCGGTATCGCCGCAGCCTTACAACAAGCCTACAGCGAACTATCTCAACACATGATGAAAGAAGAACGCGTTCTGTTCCCGATGATCCAAGCCGGCAATTATGCGATGGCAAGAATGCCGATTCAGATGATGGAATTTGAACACGAAGAACATGGTAATACGCTTGAATTATTACTTTCTCTTACCAATAATCTCACGCCACCGGCGGATGCTTGCACTACATGGCAAACTCTTTATCAAGGTATCGGCGAATTCATCACCGATCTACGCCAACATATTCACACAGAAAATGATATTTTGTTTGCCCGTGTCGTTGCAGAATAA